Within Terriglobales bacterium, the genomic segment TCTACAACAAGCAGCTTCTGGAAGAGGAGCTGGCACAGGTCTAGCACATAGAGGGATCGAGGAAATTGAAACCTCCGGGGACCGCCATCACTCCCTTACCTGACGACTGACTGCTCATGCGGCGTACGGTCAAAGACGAGCTACTCGACCAGGATCTGGGAACGCCCGCGGAGGTGGCGGGCTCGCTGCGCGACCTCCGCATGTTCAACCGCTACTTCGGCGGGATCCGGGCGGGGCACCGGCTGCTGCGGCGGGTGGCCCGGACCACGGCAGCAACCCGGCTGTCTCTGCTGGATGTGGGCTCGGCTTCGGGCGACGTGGCCGCGGCGCTGCGCCGGCGCCTGGCGCGCGAGGGCGTGGAACTCTCGCTCACGCTGCTCGACCGGGTCGCCTCGCACTTCGATGGGCGCAACGGCCACGGCGACGCGCGGCGCGTCCAGGGTGACGCGCTGGCGCTGCCCTTCCGCGACGCCGCGGTGGACGTGGTCAACTGCGGCCTGTTCGCGCATCACCTGGAATCGGACGAGCTGGTCGCGTTCCTCAACGACGCGCTGCGGGTGGCGCGCCACGCCGTCGTCATCAACGACGTGTGCCGCTCCCCGGTGCACCTCGCGCTGGTCTATGCCGGGCTGCCGCTCTATGCCAGCCGGCTCACCCGCCACGATGCGCCGGCCTCGGTGCGCCGCGCCTACACCGCCGCGGAGATGCGCGCCATCGTGGAGCGCACGCAGGCGCACCGCGTGGAGTATAGCCGCCATTATCTCTACCGCCTGGGCGTGATCGCGTGGAAACGATGAAGGACTGGGACCTGATCGTGGTGGGGGCGGGTCCGGCGGGCACCGCCGCCGCCATCACCGCCGCGCGACAGGGCGCGCGTGTGCTGTTGCTGGAGCGCGGAGCCTTTCCCCGCCACCGGGTGTGCGGGGAGTTCGTGTCGCCGGAGTCGCTGGGGCTGCTGCAGGAGTTCGCCCGCGAAAGCCCGCCCCTGGCTTCCCTGCTGGACGAGGCGGAGCGCATCGCGCAAGCCCGGGTCTTCCTTGACGGCCAGGTGTGGGAGTTTCCGGTGCGGCCCGCCGGGGCCAGCATCCCGCGCTTCGATCTGGACGCCGCCCTGTGGGGGCTGGCGCAGGCGGCGGGCGCGGACTGCCGCCAGGCCACGGTCACGGCCGCCGGCCAGAACGGCGGGTTTCGCGTCGACACCACCGCGGGCAGCTACCACGCGCGCGCCCTCATCAATGCCTCCGGACGCTGGTCCAACCTCGGTCCGCCGGAACGCTTCGCAGCCCGCTCCCCGAAGCCGCGCTGGCTGGGAGTGAAGGCGCACTTCCGCGAGCCGCGGCCCGCCAGCTCCGCGGACCTCTACTTCTTCCGCGGCGGCTATTGCGGAGTGCAGCCCGTGGCGGCGGACCGCGTCAACGTCTGCGCCATGGTGCGCGCCGACGCCGCCACCACGCTGGAAGAGGTCCTCAAGCAGCATCCGAGCTTGGCGGAGCGAAGCCGTGAGTGGGGCCCGGTGATGGAGCCGGTTGCCACCTCCCCGCTGCTCTTTGGCAAGCCGGAGGCGCGCCGCGGCGGACTCCTGCTGGCGGGCGATGCCGCCGGCTTCGTGGACCCCTTCGTGGGCGACGGCATCTCGTTGGCCTTGCGCGGGGGCGTGCTGGCGGCGCAGGCGCTGGCCGGCTTCTGGTCGGGAGAGGTGACGTTGGAAGAGGCGGCGCGCAGGTACGAGCGCGCTTATCGGATCCAGTTGGCGCCGGTCTATGATGCGGCTTCGCATCTGCGGCGGCTGGTGGCCCTGCCCCGCGTCCTGCGCTCCCCGGCCCTGCGCCTGCTGAAGTCGAACGCCCTGGCCCGCTACTTCCTGCGCAAGACGCGGGCTATGCTGCGAGCCTGACCCGGCGGGACGTCAGCGCACGGCCAGGACTTCGCGCACGTTGTCGCGGGCGAGGAAGAACTTCAACGAGGCGAAGCCAGCGAAGAGGTTCTCGATGTGGCGGTTGTGGAAGACGCGCTGCAGGCGGTAGTGGGCGCCCGGCTGCAGCTCCATCAGATCCTCACCCAGGATGTGGTAGCGGTAGTGGGGAGCATCGGCGCCGGCATCGCGGGTATGGAAGAAGGCCAGCAGCACGCCCCCGGGCCGCATGGCCGCCCCGATGCGCTCCACCGCCGGCCGCACCAGCGGCTCGTGCAGATAATCGCAAAGGTCCCAGCACAGGACGCCGTCGAAGGGCGCCCCCTGGTAGACGAGGTTCGCCTGCAGGAAGCCCGCGACGTCGAAAACGAGCTTGCCCTCCTTGCTGCGGCCCAGAGTGAAGGCGGGGTCGCTGGCGGCCAGCAGCACATCCTCGCTGTAGGTGTTGTGGCCCATGCCGGTCAGGCGGGTGATGTTGGTGGATGAAGTGGGTCCCAGGTCGAGGATGCGCAGACCCTCGCGCCCGGCCAGGGCGCGGCTGAACTCCAGCAGCCCGCTGGAATGGCGGAGGATGCGGTCGGGCCCGCGAGGCACGGGCGCCGCCCGGCCGGAAGCGTCCTCGGCGCCGTGCAGCATCTTGGAAAGGCCTTGCGTCACTGAACCCTGGCCCGGTTTCCGCCCGCTGCGGAAGCGGGCGCGCCGGGGCTAGTTCTTCGGCTCCAGCAGCGACGACTGCGCGGTCGCGGCCGAGGCGACCGTGGCGGCCGGGGTCGCGGAGGCTCCGGCGTAGGCGGCGGCGCCCGCGCTCTCGCGGCGGGACTCGCTCTTCCCGCCCTCCTTCTTGGTGATGTCGATCGCGCCCTTGAAGTAGGCGCCGTCCTCGATGACGATGCGCTGGGTGGAGATGTCGCCCACCAGGATGGCGGATTTCTTCAGCTCCACGCGCTCGTTGCCGTAGACGTTGCCGTCCACCTTGCCGTGGATGACCACGTCGCGGGCGTGGATGTTGGCGCGCACCCGGCCGTTGGGCCCGATGATCAGGCTGTGGTCGCGCAGCTCGACGTTGCCCTCCACCTCGCCGTCCAGGTAGAGGTCTTCGCTGCCCGAAAGCTCGCCCTTGATCAGCACCGACTTGCCGATGCTGGCGACCTCGGCGCGGTAGGCGTCCAGGGAGCGCGACGGCTCCGCGGACCGGGCCTCACGCGGCGGGGTGTAGGACGCGGCCGCGGGCGTAGCGACCGCGGGAGGCGTGGCCGGCGTACCGGGCTTTTCATCGCGGGACTTCCACATATGTGCTTTCTCCTGGGCTCTTCCTCAGCCAGACTTTTTCGGGATCATGGGCCGCAAGGGGGCGTGCCGCGCAATTTCCCGGATCAGAATCGCTGAGAAGGACTATACCCAACCTGCGCGAATCCGGCCAAGGGTTTTTTGGGGTCCCTAGGCGCGGAAGCTCTCCTTGCGCACGGTCAGGCGCTCGAGCAGCGACCCCCGCACGGCATAGCCCATTCCCGGCTGGTCGGGCACCTCGATCATTCCCTGCGGGGTGACCTCGACCTCGGGCTCGACGATGTCTTCCGTCCAGTAGCGCTTGGAGGCGGAGACGTCGCCGGGCAGGCGGAAGTTCTCCAGCGTGGAGAGGGCGATGTTGTGGGCGCGGCCGATGCCGGACTCCAGCATGCCGCCGCACCAGACGGGGACGCCGCGAGCCTGGCAGAGGTCGTGGACCCGCCGCGCCTCGCGGAAGCCGCCCACCCGCCCCAGCTTGATGTTGACGATGCGGCAGGCGCCCAGGTCGAGCGCCGCCTCGGCGTCGCGGGCGTGGTGGATGGCTTCGTCCAAGCAGAGGGGCGTGGCCAGTTGCTTCTGCAGGCGGGCGTGGAGATAGAAGTCGTCCGCCCACAGCGGCTGCTCGATCATGAGCAGGCGGAAGCGGTCGAAGGACTTCAGATGCTCGGTGTCGTCGAGGGTGTAGGCGGTGTTGGCGTCGCAACTGAGCAGGATCCCGGGCCAGCGCGCGCGGGCCGCCTCCAGTACCTTCACGTCCCACCCGGGCTTGACCTTGAGCTTGATGCGGCGGTAGCCGGCGGCCAGTTCGGCGGCGATCTTCTCCATGAGCCTCTCCACCGTTTCCTGGATGCCGATGGAGACGCCGCACTCGATCTGCCGACGCGAGCCGCCCACCAGCTTCCACAGCGGGATGTTCATCTGGCGGGCTTCCGCATCCCACAGGGCGTTCTCCAGCGCGGCTTTGGCCATGCGGTGGCCTTTGACCTGCGCGAGCAGCGTGCCGCTGTCGGCCGCGCTCCCCAGTTGCTTGCCCAGCAGGGCGGGCGCCAGGTAATGGACGAGGACGTGCCAGGCGGTGTCGGTGCACTCGTCGCTGTAGAAGGGATGCTCGCCGGCGGTGCATTCGCCCCAGCCGGTCACGCCCTCGCAGTGCGCGGTGGCCAGCAGGATGCGGCGCTCGGTGGTGCGCCAGCCGCTGGTCTCGAAGGGATGCACCAGGGGCATGCGGATCTCGCGCAGCGTGATGGCTTCGAGCTTCATCTCTCACCCGCTGGCATACGACCAGGTCTCGTCCCAGCGCCCCAGCAGGAACCTGCCGTTGCCCTGGGGGTCGCGCTCGTAGCCCAAGGCGGCCAGGGAGTCCGCGAAGGCGCTCTGGAACTGCTCGCGGTTGCGCAACTGCACCTCGCGGGCCTTGGCTTCGTCGGCCGGCGCCTTGCGCCAGGCGTAGATCTCGGCGGGCACAGCGATGCGGCGCTCCGGCGGGAAGGCGGGGCGTGCGCCCGTCTTCAAGAGCGTCTCCACCCGCCGCGAGCGCAGCCACCACTCCGCCACCAGCCGGTCAGTGGGCAGCGAGCCGTGCAGCGGCGAGGAGGTGATGCCGTACTGGTTGACGTAGTAGCGGCGGGCGATGGCCCCCAAGCGCTCCAGGTTGAGGTAGGCGTTCTTGATCTCCAGGGGATCGAAGGTCCACTCGATGAGCTCGATGCCGCGGGCCAGGGCGTCCTCGCGCTGAAAAAGCTTCATGCGCCGTCCCAGCCCGAGATTGCGGTGGTCCTCGCGCACCGCCAGCATGTGGGAGTGGAGATAGGAGTGGCCGTTGCGAGCGCCGGGGACGGAGAGCGCGAAGCCCACCAGGTGGCCGCCCTCGAAGGCCCCGATCACCTGTCCGCCCACTTTTTCCGCCACCACGAACATGCGCAGCGGCACCAGTTCCGCGTCGGAGAAGTGCCAGACCTCCTTTTGCAGGTCGACGCAGGCGCGGAACTCCTCGATGCCCTTGCAGGCACGGATGAGGACGCGCTCGGCCGCGGCGGGCGCGGGCATCAGCGCCTTCCCTCCCCCTGCTTGGCCTGCTGCCACAGGGCTTCCATCTCCTCCAGCGAAGCCTCCTGGGGCTTGCGGCCTTGGCGGCGCAGCTCTTCCTCCAGCCACTGGAAGCGGCGCTTGAACTTGCGGTTGGTGCGGCGCAGCGCCGACTCCGGGTCGAGCGAGAGATAGCGCGCGATGTTGACCAGGACGAAGAGCAGGTCGCCGACCTCGTCCTCCAGGCGCGACCTGAGTTCGTCCGGGACCTCTTGCGTCCCCGCGCCGGCGACCCCGCGGGCGAGGGGCCGCGGCCCGGGCGCCGGGAACTCTTCCAGGTGCTTCTTCAATTCCGCGGTCTCTTCGCTGAGCTTGTCGAAGAGGCCTTCGATGCTGGGCCAGTCGAAGCCCACGTGGGCGGCCCGCGAACTCATCTTGAAAGCCTCGAGCAGCGAGGGGATGGCCGAAGAGACGCCGGCCAGCACCGAGTCGGGGCTGACCGTGCCCTTGGGCATCTTGCCGCCGCCGGCGGCCAGGCGCTGCTCCTTCTCCCGCGCCTTCAGCGCCTCCCAGTTGCGCAGCACGTCGGCCGGAGTCTTGGCCTCGACGTCGCCGAAGACGTGGGGATGGCGCGCCACCAGCTTGTTGGAGAGGCGCTCGAGCACGTCGCCGATGGTGAAGCGGCCCTCCTCTTCCGCCATCTCGGCGTAGAACAGCACCTGCAGCAGCAGGTCGCCGAGCTCGCTCTTGAGTTCGTCCCAGTCGCGATTGTCGATGGCCTCCAGCACCTCGTAGGTCTCTTCCAGGGTGTAGGGCTTGATGGAGTCGAAGGTCTGTTCGCGGTCCCAGGGACAGCCCCCGGGGGCGCGCAGCCGCGCCATGATAGAGACGGCGCGCTCGAATCGTTCGCCGGTGCTTGGCATAACTCCCTAATCTATCCGACTGCCCGGGCAAATCCAACTCGGGGCGGCGCCCGAAACGGGAGGCGGCCAGCCCCGGGGAGGACGACCTCTCCCGCCCTCATGTAGTAGACTTTAGAATCGGAACAGAAGATCTGACAGGTGCGCGCCTGTCCAGCAGCGGCCCGGTAGCTTCCTCCCCAGGTGCGATCATGAATAGTTCTTCCAGCAAGCAGCCTGCCGGTTACGTCACCTTCCTCCTGCATTCTCACCTGCCCTACGTGGTGCACCACGGCACCTGGCCGCACGGCCTGGACTGGCTGAACGAGGCCGCCGCGGAGACCTACCTGCCGTTGCTGCGCGTCCTGGGCGAGCTGGAGCAAGAGGGCCTGGCGCTCAAGGCCAACGTCAATCTCTCGCCCATCCTGCTGGAGCAGCTCTCGCACTCCACCTTCCAGGAGGAGTTCCGCGACTACCTGAAGCAGAAGGTGGAAGCGGCGCAGCAGGACGAGCGCGAGTTCACCCAGCAGGGCGAGAAGCACTTCGCGGAGCTGGCGCGGTTCTGGCAGCGCTTCTACGGGGAGCGGGCGCAGCAGTTCGACGCCCTGGGCGGCAACCTCGTCGCCGGCTTCAAGCACTTCTACGATTCGGGCGCCATCGAGATCATCACCTGCGGCGCCACCCACGGCTACTTCCCGCTGCTGGGGACCGACGCCTCCATCCGCGCCCAGGTGCGGGTCGGGGTGGAGACCCACCAGCGCTACTTCGGGCGCCAGCCCCGGGGTATCTGGCTGCCGGAGTGCGGCTATCGTCCCGCCGGAAGCTGGCGTTACCCGGTGGCCGTGAACGGCAGCGCTCCCGCCAATCCCTTCCCCCGCGAGGGCGTGGAGCAGATTTTGGCCGAGGCAGGCATCGAGTACTTCGTGGTGGACACCCACCTGGTGGAGTCCACGGCGCGCTTCACCCCCTATGAGCTGCTGGCCGGCGACGTGCCGGTGGCGGTCGAGACCGAAGGCGGCGTGGAGCGCGCCTCCTTTTACCGTCCCTACTTCGCCGACTCGCCGCAGCGCGAGCAGGCGCGGGTGGCCTTCTTCACCCGCGACCCCCGCACCGGCATCCAGGTGTGGAGCGGGGAGCACGGCTATCCCGGGGATCCCGGCTACCTGGAGTTCCACAAGAAGCGCTGGCCGGGCGGGCACCGCTACTGGCAGGTCACACACCCGCGCGTGGACCTGGGCCTGAAGACCGCCTACTACCCGGAAGCAGCCCACGAGCGTACCCGCATCCAGGCGCAGCACTTCTCCCACGTGGCCAACTCGGTGCTGCGCTACCACGCGCCCCAGAACCAGAACGGGACCCCGCCCATCCTGACCGCGCCCTTCGACGCCGAGCTCTTCGGGCACTGGTGGTTCGAGGGCCCGGAGTGGCTCAAGCACGTGGCCGAGGAGTTCGCTCACCCCGGCAACCCCCTGGCCCTGATCTCCTGCGGCGAGTACCTGGACAAGTACCCGCCCGCCGGCTACGTGGCTCTGCCCGAGGGCTCCTGGGGACGCAACGGCCAGCACGAGGTCTGGCTGAATCCCGAGACCCGCTTCACCTGGGAGCAGATCTATCCCGCCGAGCTGGCGGTGCAGCAGATGGTGGCGGGCGGGCGCTGGCAGGGGCACGAGGCTGCCACCCGCCTGGCCAAGCAGATCTGCCGCGAGTTGCTGCTGCTGGAGTCCTCCGACTGGCAGTTCCTCATCACCACCCAGCACGCCCGCGACTACGCCGAGAAGCGCTTCCACACCCACCTGGAGCAGTTCCGGGCGCTGATGGGGGCCTGGCGGCAATTCGAGAGCACGCAGCAGCTCTCGGCGGAGGCCATGCAGAAGCTGGCCGAGATCGAGCGCCGCGACGACGTCTTCCCCGAGATCACGCCCGAGGTTTACGCCCGCTGAAGGCGCGGGCCAGCAGCCGGGTATCGTCGGAGAGGATGGCGTCCACCCCCCACTCGGCCAGGCGCCGCATCTCCCGCTCCCGGTTCACCGTCCACGCGAACAGCTTGCTCCCGGCCGCGTGCACCTCCTCGATCAAGCTGCGAGTGACCAGGGTGTGCTTGGGGATGACGACGCTTACGGGCAGGCTGGGCCAGCGGGCCAACTCGCTGCGGCGGTCGCAGATGAAGCCTGTAGGGATGCTCGGGTCGCGCCAGGCGAGGTTGCGCACCGCTTCCGGCAGGAACGACGAGACCACGTAATCGCGCAGCGGCGGGCGCTTCCGCAGCAGGGCCACCAGCGCCCGCTCCATGCCCGCCACCTTCAACTCGATATCCAGGAAGCAGCGGTGGGCGTAGCCGTCGAGCACCTCTTCCAGACAGGGAGGCAGGAACTTCCCGGGGGCCTTTCCTCGCTCCGCTTCTATGACCCGCGGCAGGACCTTGGCGCTGCTCCTGGCGCAGAAATCCTCGTAGGTCTCTTCGGCGATCTCGATTCCGGCGAAGGCGGGATCATGGCAGACGATCAGCCGCCGGTCGGCGGTGGCGCGCAGGTCGAACTCGAAGCCGTCGCAGCCGTGCTCCAGGGCCAGGTCGAAGGCCGCGAGGGAGTTCTCCGGGGCATCCCTGCGAGCGCCGCGGTGGCCGAGCAGGAGCGGCCGCCGGGGAGGCCGCGTGGACCGGTGGCTGACGACGACCTGCAGCTCGGCCATGGCCGCGGCCGGCTAGTCCAGGTCGATGTCGCGCACCGGCTTGCCGGTGTCGGGCGACTCCTTGGCGCGCTTGACCGCCTCCTGGAACTTTTTCTCCAGAAGCTGCGCCTGGTTCTTCTGCGCCTCCACCGACTGGCGGAAGATGGATTCCTTGCGGCTCTCCTGCTCCTTGAGGGCGCGCGCCGCTTCTTCCATGTCGGCGAAGGTCTTGGGACGCACCGCGGCGGTATGGGCGATGACCGCCTGGGTCTGCGTGTCCACCTTCAGGGTCGCCTGGCAGCAGGGGCAGGTGATCTCGAATTGGGTGTGCTTGGCCATTCGCGGCCATCATACCACCCAGGAATTGACGATTGAATCATTGAGTCATTGACGGTTGGAGAAGCGCGCCTGAGGCAGGGTCGAGCAGGGTTCAGAGCCGGATGACCTGATGGTCCGGACAGGCGGCGCGGGCGGCATCGTAGAGGCGCAGCAGCAGCTCGGTGCCATAGCGCGCGGTGAAGAAGACGCCGGCGAGCTGGCGCTCCTGCAGGTCGTGGTTGGGATAGAGAGAGGCGGAAAGCAGGTCGGCGTGGCGGGCGACCTCCTGGCTGCGTCGCAGCTCGGCGCGGGCGGCCCGCTGCCGCAGGCGGTCGAGCTGGTATTGCATCTTGGAGGCGGCGCGGCCGGCGGCCTCCACCAGAGTCGGATCCAGCTTCTGCAGGGAGCCCTGAACGCCGGCCAGCGACTCCCGCAGGCTGCGCTCCGCGGCCTCGAGGCCGCCGCTGACCTCGGCGGGC encodes:
- a CDS encoding 1,4-alpha-glucan branching protein domain-containing protein, with product MNSSSSKQPAGYVTFLLHSHLPYVVHHGTWPHGLDWLNEAAAETYLPLLRVLGELEQEGLALKANVNLSPILLEQLSHSTFQEEFRDYLKQKVEAAQQDEREFTQQGEKHFAELARFWQRFYGERAQQFDALGGNLVAGFKHFYDSGAIEIITCGATHGYFPLLGTDASIRAQVRVGVETHQRYFGRQPRGIWLPECGYRPAGSWRYPVAVNGSAPANPFPREGVEQILAEAGIEYFVVDTHLVESTARFTPYELLAGDVPVAVETEGGVERASFYRPYFADSPQREQARVAFFTRDPRTGIQVWSGEHGYPGDPGYLEFHKKRWPGGHRYWQVTHPRVDLGLKTAYYPEAAHERTRIQAQHFSHVANSVLRYHAPQNQNGTPPILTAPFDAELFGHWWFEGPEWLKHVAEEFAHPGNPLALISCGEYLDKYPPAGYVALPEGSWGRNGQHEVWLNPETRFTWEQIYPAELAVQQMVAGGRWQGHEAATRLAKQICRELLLLESSDWQFLITTQHARDYAEKRFHTHLEQFRALMGAWRQFESTQQLSAEAMQKLAEIERRDDVFPEITPEVYAR
- a CDS encoding glycerophosphodiester phosphodiesterase, with the protein product MAELQVVVSHRSTRPPRRPLLLGHRGARRDAPENSLAAFDLALEHGCDGFEFDLRATADRRLIVCHDPAFAGIEIAEETYEDFCARSSAKVLPRVIEAERGKAPGKFLPPCLEEVLDGYAHRCFLDIELKVAGMERALVALLRKRPPLRDYVVSSFLPEAVRNLAWRDPSIPTGFICDRRSELARWPSLPVSVVIPKHTLVTRSLIEEVHAAGSKLFAWTVNREREMRRLAEWGVDAILSDDTRLLARAFSGRKPRA
- the menC gene encoding o-succinylbenzoate synthase is translated as MKLEAITLREIRMPLVHPFETSGWRTTERRILLATAHCEGVTGWGECTAGEHPFYSDECTDTAWHVLVHYLAPALLGKQLGSAADSGTLLAQVKGHRMAKAALENALWDAEARQMNIPLWKLVGGSRRQIECGVSIGIQETVERLMEKIAAELAAGYRRIKLKVKPGWDVKVLEAARARWPGILLSCDANTAYTLDDTEHLKSFDRFRLLMIEQPLWADDFYLHARLQKQLATPLCLDEAIHHARDAEAALDLGACRIVNIKLGRVGGFREARRVHDLCQARGVPVWCGGMLESGIGRAHNIALSTLENFRLPGDVSASKRYWTEDIVEPEVEVTPQGMIEVPDQPGMGYAVRGSLLERLTVRKESFRA
- a CDS encoding FAD-dependent monooxygenase; translated protein: MKDWDLIVVGAGPAGTAAAITAARQGARVLLLERGAFPRHRVCGEFVSPESLGLLQEFARESPPLASLLDEAERIAQARVFLDGQVWEFPVRPAGASIPRFDLDAALWGLAQAAGADCRQATVTAAGQNGGFRVDTTAGSYHARALINASGRWSNLGPPERFAARSPKPRWLGVKAHFREPRPASSADLYFFRGGYCGVQPVAADRVNVCAMVRADAATTLEEVLKQHPSLAERSREWGPVMEPVATSPLLFGKPEARRGGLLLAGDAAGFVDPFVGDGISLALRGGVLAAQALAGFWSGEVTLEEAARRYERAYRIQLAPVYDAASHLRRLVALPRVLRSPALRLLKSNALARYFLRKTRAMLRA
- a CDS encoding GNAT family N-acetyltransferase, giving the protein MPAPAAAERVLIRACKGIEEFRACVDLQKEVWHFSDAELVPLRMFVVAEKVGGQVIGAFEGGHLVGFALSVPGARNGHSYLHSHMLAVREDHRNLGLGRRMKLFQREDALARGIELIEWTFDPLEIKNAYLNLERLGAIARRYYVNQYGITSSPLHGSLPTDRLVAEWWLRSRRVETLLKTGARPAFPPERRIAVPAEIYAWRKAPADEAKAREVQLRNREQFQSAFADSLAALGYERDPQGNGRFLLGRWDETWSYASG
- a CDS encoding SAM-dependent methyltransferase, with protein sequence MTQGLSKMLHGAEDASGRAAPVPRGPDRILRHSSGLLEFSRALAGREGLRILDLGPTSSTNITRLTGMGHNTYSEDVLLAASDPAFTLGRSKEGKLVFDVAGFLQANLVYQGAPFDGVLCWDLCDYLHEPLVRPAVERIGAAMRPGGVLLAFFHTRDAGADAPHYRYHILGEDLMELQPGAHYRLQRVFHNRHIENLFAGFASLKFFLARDNVREVLAVR
- a CDS encoding polymer-forming cytoskeletal protein: MWKSRDEKPGTPATPPAVATPAAASYTPPREARSAEPSRSLDAYRAEVASIGKSVLIKGELSGSEDLYLDGEVEGNVELRDHSLIIGPNGRVRANIHARDVVIHGKVDGNVYGNERVELKKSAILVGDISTQRIVIEDGAYFKGAIDITKKEGGKSESRRESAGAAAYAGASATPAATVASAATAQSSLLEPKN
- a CDS encoding methyltransferase domain-containing protein, whose product is MRRTVKDELLDQDLGTPAEVAGSLRDLRMFNRYFGGIRAGHRLLRRVARTTAATRLSLLDVGSASGDVAAALRRRLAREGVELSLTLLDRVASHFDGRNGHGDARRVQGDALALPFRDAAVDVVNCGLFAHHLESDELVAFLNDALRVARHAVVINDVCRSPVHLALVYAGLPLYASRLTRHDAPASVRRAYTAAEMRAIVERTQAHRVEYSRHYLYRLGVIAWKR
- the mazG gene encoding nucleoside triphosphate pyrophosphohydrolase, with product MPSTGERFERAVSIMARLRAPGGCPWDREQTFDSIKPYTLEETYEVLEAIDNRDWDELKSELGDLLLQVLFYAEMAEEEGRFTIGDVLERLSNKLVARHPHVFGDVEAKTPADVLRNWEALKAREKEQRLAAGGGKMPKGTVSPDSVLAGVSSAIPSLLEAFKMSSRAAHVGFDWPSIEGLFDKLSEETAELKKHLEEFPAPGPRPLARGVAGAGTQEVPDELRSRLEDEVGDLLFVLVNIARYLSLDPESALRRTNRKFKRRFQWLEEELRRQGRKPQEASLEEMEALWQQAKQGEGRR